One Fundulus heteroclitus isolate FHET01 unplaced genomic scaffold, MU-UCD_Fhet_4.1 scaffold_99, whole genome shotgun sequence DNA segment encodes these proteins:
- the LOC105921157 gene encoding thrombomodulin produces MAALVSALLLLFTEPGSGLTAPCLPVCSGEDCITVNRASVDFDTAEKACRGRNGELLTLQADTHQRIFAALAEALPGDLWVGLRLPAGSCSRRSEPLRGYEWTSGSPEETSNASLLVWAEGPAVCSPHCASLSQHGTVTERPCSHKADGFLCRTKEKSACWEQEKFFKSSADCGSAPCEQKCDNAKGGFKCSCFKGYIPDVGEPRRCRLHCPHHKCPPICPGGPGGPCHCADGFLLNEGTCEDLDECTMDRCEQGCVNTYGSFMCFCRLGFVLKDEVKCTVAAGRDRSALVVVPTQEDPAVKGSSASAGPFLWIWVVAAVVLVASVFLIRLYVVHRQKRREESCSQQGAAPADDPDP; encoded by the coding sequence ATGGCTGCTCTGGTGTCTGCCTTGTTGTTGCTGTTCACAGAACCGGGTTCTGGGCTGACGGCGCCCTGTTTGCCGGTGTGTTCTGGAGAGGACTGCATCACGGTGAACCGGGCCAGCGTGGACTTTGACACGGCAGAGAAGGCTTGCCGTGGGAGGAACGGGGAGCTGCTGACTCTTCAGGCTGACACTCATCAGCGGATCTTTGCAGCGCTGGCTGAAGCTCTGCCAGGAGACTTGTGGGTGGGACTGCGTCTACCGGCGGGATCCTGCAGCCGGCGATCAGAACCACTCAGAGGATACGAGTGGACCTCTGGGAGCCCAGAGGAGACGTCTAACGCGTCTCTCCTGGTCTGGGCTGAGGGCCCCGCAGTCTGCTCTCCACACTGCGCTTCACTTTCACAGCATGGGACGGTGACAGAGAGGCCGTGTTCCCACAAAGCCGACGGCTTCCTGTGCAGAACCAAGGAGAAGAGTGCATGCTGGGAGCAGGAGAAGTTCTTTAAAAGCTCTGCTGACTGTGGAAGTGCTCCCTGTGAGCAGAAGTGTGACAATGCAAAGGGAGGATTTAAATGCTCGTGTTTCAAAGGGTACATCCCAGACGTGGGCGAGCCGCGGCGCTGCAGGCTGCACTGTCCTCACCACAAATGTCCTCCCATCTGTCCCGGGGGCCCGGGCGGTCCGTGTCACTGTGCCGATGGCTTCCTGCTAAACGAAGGAACGTGTGAAGACCTGGATGAATGTACGATGGACCGATGTGAGCAAGGCTGCGTGAACACCTACGGCAGCTTCATGTGCTTCTGCAGGCTGGGCTTTGTCCTTAAAGACGAGGTCAAGTGCACGGTGGCAGCAGGAAGGGACCGCTCTGCGCTGGTGGTCGTCCCCACGCAGGAGGACCCCGCAGTGAAGGGCTCCTCTGCGTCTGCGGGGCCCTTCCTCTGGATCTGGGTGGTGGCTGCAGTGGTTCTGGTGGCGTCCGTGTTTCTGATCAGACTTTATGTTGTTCACCGTCAGAAACGCAGAGAAGAAAGCTGCAGCCAACAAGGCGCTGCTCCTGCAGACGACCCGGACCCGTAG
- the LOC110367400 gene encoding complement component C1q receptor, whose protein sequence is MAGTTPLSIRLKLWTAPDLLLVMGATELMVLLALLGGLQESSGAQQEMLCTPNACFVLHMEPVRFHKAQNRCEDDGGYLLTVRASDEQEDLLSLLSLIEEQQGEPALRFWIGLKLSRGECVRPDRTLRGFRWISGGEDSQFSNWKREPVSTCTEERCVTVDYSFSGQEQLRWTPAGCRMKASYVCKFYFQGMCEALTLLGSGKIIYEAVFSKHPLKSELELLPFGTRARIFCGAQELATSLCRSEDGAYSWTDPGPFCKPGSRSCARSNGGCEHECRQEGEAVLCSCREGYELDGDGFSCRREDLCRAAACQHRCVTEETGFSCKCPSGFQLKENRRDCSDVDECREQACGDHGCINTDGGYRCECRPGYLLSHGECRDVDECETSPCEQRCTNNMGSFSCSCSEGFRLSEDGRSCFSTQPLDTQGTATAATPTAATAATATAATAATPTAATATAAPAQDRFPSPDDSEAWGLLEGLGRTTAGLQDLPPHTAAPPPALLNATDGEQHANGSSVLAAAARSRVLICVLGSLVPLLALVALTLCIAIFRCSRGKKQEKKKSTADGYCWVSSGLDPRLEKLYESILTDDL, encoded by the coding sequence CGCTCCTCGGCGGCTTACAGGAGTCATCAGGAGCCCAGCAGGAGATGCTTTGCACCCCCAACGCCTGCTTCGTGCTGCACATGGAGCCGGTCAGGTTCCACAAGGCCCAGAACCGCTGTGAGGATGACGGAGGCTACCTGCTGACTGTCAGGGCCAGCGATGAGCAGGAAGACCTGCTCTCACTTCTCTCTCTGATTGAAGAGCAGCAGGGGGAGCCAGCGCTGAGGTTCTGGATCGGGTTAAAGCTGAGCAGGGGGGAGTGTGTGCGGCCCGACAGAACGCTCAGAGGGTTCAGGTGGATCTCTGGGGGGGAAGATTCCCAGTTCTCCAACTGGAAACGAGAGCCGGTCAGCACATGCACCGAGGAGAGATGTGTGACGGTGGACTACAGCTTTTCAGGCCAGGAGCAGCTCAGATGGACACCAGCAGGTTGCAGGATGAAGGCTTCTTATGTGTGTAAGTTTTATTTTCAGGGCATGTGTGAAGCTTTGACTCTGCTGGGGTCTGGAAAAATTATCTATGAAGCAGTTTTCTCTAAACACCCCCTGAAAAGTGAGCTGGAGCTGCTTCCATTCGGGACGAGAGCACGAATATTCTGTGGCGCCCAGGAGCTGGCGACCTCTCTGTGCCGCTCAGAGGACGGCGCCTACAGCTGGACCGACCCGGGACCGTTCTGCAAGCCAGGGAGCCGAAGCTGCGCCAGAAGCAACGGTGGCTGTGAGCACGAGTGCCGACAGGAAGGAGAGGCCGTCCTGTGCTCCTGCAGAGAAGGCTATGAGCTGGACGGGGACGGCTTCTCCTGCAGGAGGGAGGATCTGTGCCGGGCCGCCGCCTGCCAGCACCGCTGCGTCACGGAGGAGACGGGCTTCTCCTGCAAATGTCCCAGCGGCTTCCAACTGAAGGAAAACCGGCGCGACTGCTCCGACGTGGACGAGTGCCGTGAGCAGGCCTGCGGGGATCACGGCTGCATCAACACGGACGGCGGGTACAGGTGTGAGTGCCGGCCGGGTTACCTGCTGAGCCACGGGGAGTGCAGAGACGTGGACGAGTGTGAAACGTCGCCCTGTGAGCAGCGCTGCACCAACAACATGGGCTCCTTCTCCTGTTCCTGCAGCGAGGGCTTCCGCTTGTCTGAGGACGGCCGCTCCTGCTTCAGCACGCAGCCGCTGGACACTCAGGGGACCGCCACCGCCGCCACCCCCACCGCCGCCACCGCCGCCACCGCCACCGCCGCCACCGCCGCCACCCCCACCGCCGCCACCGCCACCGCCGCCCCAGCCCAGGACCGCTTCCCTTCGCCCGACGACTCAGAAGCATGGGGCCTCCTGGAGGGTCTGGGCAGAACCACGGCGGGGCTGCAGGACCTGCCCCCCCACACCGCCGCCCCCCCGCCCGCACTGCTCAACGCCACAGACGGGGAGCAGCACGCCAACGGGTCGTCGGTGCTGGCGGCGGCCGCCAGGAGCCGGGTGCTGATCTGCGTGCTGGGCTCGCTCGTCCCTCTGCTCGCCTTGGTCGCCCTGACTCTCTGCATCGCAATCTTCCGCTGCAGCCGCGGCAAAaaacaggagaagaagaagagcacgGCAGACGGCTACTGCTGGGTGTCCTCGGGTTTGGACCCGCGTCTGGAGAAGCTCTATGAGTCCATCCTGACTGATGACCTTTGA